In a single window of the Pseudogemmatithrix spongiicola genome:
- a CDS encoding pyridoxal phosphate-dependent decarboxylase family protein, with the protein MSAPPRPAEHGDLPLEEFERHATQLAHWIATYLGSPERYAVLAPVAPGAVAASLPAAMPPEAESLDAILADLDRVVMPGVTHWNHPGFFAYFANTASVPGILGELVSAALNQVGILWRTSPVLAEMEQVTTGWLRDAMGLPREWFGMLTDTASTSTLQALAAARERDATLDIRERGMAGRSDLPALRVYCSDQAHSSVDKAVITLGLGRANCVRIASDGAQRMRVDALRAQVEADVAAGMRPMAVVATLGTTSSTAVDPIAEIAALCERHGLWLHADAAYGGVLAMLPERRAMFAGLERADSLVVNPHKWLFTPMDCSVLWTRHPDVLRRAFSLTPEYLRTREQDVALSYSDYSFQLGRRFRALKLWFVLRAFGLAGIQARLRFHCALAERAAEWIAAEPGWELLAPVTMSVVCFRHRPTGVVDEAALERHNAAILERVNASGRVFLSHTKLDGRYTLRIAIGNLRTEERHVAEAWRLLREAAQA; encoded by the coding sequence ATGAGTGCGCCTCCCCGTCCCGCCGAGCACGGCGACCTGCCGCTCGAGGAGTTCGAGCGACACGCCACGCAGCTGGCGCATTGGATCGCGACGTACCTCGGATCTCCCGAACGCTACGCCGTCCTCGCTCCGGTTGCACCGGGGGCCGTCGCCGCCTCGCTGCCGGCGGCGATGCCGCCCGAGGCGGAATCGCTCGACGCGATCCTCGCGGACCTCGACCGCGTCGTGATGCCGGGCGTTACGCACTGGAACCATCCGGGCTTCTTCGCCTACTTCGCGAACACGGCGTCGGTCCCCGGCATCCTCGGTGAGCTGGTGAGCGCCGCCCTCAACCAGGTCGGCATCCTCTGGCGCACGTCGCCCGTGCTCGCCGAGATGGAGCAGGTCACCACCGGATGGCTGCGCGACGCCATGGGCCTGCCGCGCGAGTGGTTCGGCATGCTCACCGACACGGCGAGCACGAGCACCTTGCAGGCGCTGGCGGCAGCGCGCGAGCGCGACGCGACCCTCGACATCCGCGAGCGCGGCATGGCGGGCCGCAGCGACCTGCCCGCGCTGCGCGTGTACTGCTCGGACCAAGCGCACTCATCGGTCGACAAGGCCGTGATCACCCTCGGGCTCGGCCGCGCGAACTGCGTGCGCATCGCAAGCGACGGCGCGCAGCGCATGCGCGTCGATGCGCTGCGCGCGCAGGTCGAGGCCGATGTCGCGGCCGGCATGCGACCTATGGCCGTGGTCGCGACGCTCGGCACGACCTCGAGCACCGCGGTGGATCCGATCGCCGAGATCGCCGCGCTCTGCGAGCGCCACGGCCTGTGGCTGCACGCGGACGCGGCGTACGGCGGCGTGCTCGCGATGCTGCCGGAGCGTCGCGCGATGTTCGCCGGGCTGGAGCGGGCGGATTCACTCGTCGTGAACCCGCACAAGTGGCTGTTCACGCCGATGGACTGCAGCGTGCTGTGGACGCGGCATCCGGACGTGCTGCGCCGCGCATTCTCGCTGACGCCGGAGTACCTGCGCACGCGCGAGCAGGACGTGGCGCTGTCGTACTCCGACTACTCCTTCCAACTCGGCCGTCGGTTCCGGGCCCTCAAGCTCTGGTTCGTGCTGCGGGCCTTCGGGCTCGCGGGCATCCAGGCGCGGCTGCGCTTCCACTGTGCGCTGGCCGAGCGTGCGGCGGAATGGATCGCCGCCGAGCCCGGCTGGGAGTTGCTCGCGCCGGTCACGATGTCGGTGGTGTGCTTCCGGCACCGGCCGACGGGCGTGGTTGACGAGGCGGCGCTCGAGCGCCACAACGCGGCCATCCTCGAGCGCGTGAACGCCAGCGGGCGCGTGTTCCTCTCGCACACCAAACTCGACGGGCGCTACACGTTGCGCATCGCCATCGGCAACCTGCGCACGGAGGAGCGGCACGTGGCCGAGGCTTGGCGACTGCTGCGTGAGGCGGCGCAGGCATGA